A region from the Panthera uncia isolate 11264 chromosome D3 unlocalized genomic scaffold, Puncia_PCG_1.0 HiC_scaffold_8, whole genome shotgun sequence genome encodes:
- the KMT5A gene encoding N-lysine methyltransferase KMT5A translates to MSKPRAVEAAAAAAAVAATAPGPEMVERRGPGRPRTNGENVFTGQSKIYSYMSPNKCSGMRSPLQEENSVAHHEVKCQGKPLAGLYRKREEKRNSGNAIRSTMKSEEQKIKDAGRGPLAPFPNQKSEAAEPPKTPTSSCDPPVAAVAKQALKKPVKGKQAPRKKAQGKTQQNRKLTDFYPVRRSSRKSKAELQSEERKRIDELIESGKEEGMKIDLIDGKGRGVIATKQFSRGEFVVEYHGDLIEITDAKKREALYAQDPSTGCYMYYFQYLSKTYW, encoded by the exons ATGTCCAAGCCCCGCGCGgtggaggcggcggcggcggcggcggcggtggcagCGACGGCCCCGGGCCCGGAGATGGTGGAGCGGAGGGGCCCGGGGAGGCCCCGCACCAACGGG GAGAATGTTTTTACCGGGCAATCAAAGATCTATTCCTACATGAGCCCCAACAAATGCTCTGGAATGCGTTCCCCCCTTCAGGAAGAGAACTCAGTTGCACATCACGAAGTCAAATGCCAGGGGAAGCCATTAGCCGGACTCTACAGGAAACGAGAAG AGAAAAGGAACAGTGGGAACGCAATCCGAAGCACCATGAAGTCCGAGGAACAGAAGATCAAAGACGCCGGGAGAGGTCCCCTGGCACCTTTTCCAAACCAAAAATCTGAAGCAGCAGAACCTCCAAAAACTCCGACCTCGTCTTGTGACCCTCCCGTCGCAGCCGTCGCCAAGCAGGCCCTGAAAAAGCCCGTCAAGGGCAAACAGGCCCCTCGGAAGAA AGCTCaaggaaaaacacaacagaatCGCAAACTCACGGATTTCTACCCCGTGCGAAGGAGCTCCAGGAAGAGCAAAGCTGAGCTGCAG tctgaagagaggaaaagaatagaTGAGTTGATTGAAAgcgggaaggaagaaggaatgaag ATTGACCTCATCGATGGCAAGGGCAGGGGCGTGATCGCCACCAAGCAGTTCTCCCGGGGAGAGTTCGTGGTAGAATACCACGGGGACCTCATCGAGATCACCGATGCCAAGAAGCGGGAGGCTTTGTACGCACAAGACCCCTCCACGGGCTGCTACATGTACTATTTCCAGTATCTCAGCAAAACCTACTGGTAA